DNA from Tachysurus fulvidraco isolate hzauxx_2018 chromosome 16, HZAU_PFXX_2.0, whole genome shotgun sequence:
agctcttccgggggaataccaaggcgttcccaggccagccgagagagtgtcctaggtcttccttggggcctcctcccggttggattatggtattaaatgcagtgtgtatgtatagtccagtgtgtataatgcagtgtgtgtgtgtagtccagtgtggaTAGTCCGAagttaaggtcagtgtgtggcataccatatttggaagtatgctgtagggtgtattagttgtgactgttaattagtctgatagcctgatggaaaaagctatccctcagtcgactggtgcgggatcggatgctgcggagacgtcttcctgaggggagcagagagagaagtctgtgggatgggtggctggagtcactgATGATCCTCTGGGCTTTTCTTATAAACCGCCTTGTGTAGatatcctggagggagggaagctcacctccaacaatgtgtcTTGTTGATGGTGTTGGGTTTGTATTTActcctctgtctcctgaaatccaccaccagctccttggtcttgtcaacgctgagtgagaggtggttctcctgacaccatttagtcagggtgctcacctcttctctgtaggtcatctcatcgttgtcggtgatccagcctatcaccgttgtgtcgtcagcgaatttgacgatgacgttggagctgtgtgtggctgcacagtattttgtgtacagggagtacaggagtgggctgaggacacagccctgaggagcaccagtgTTGAGGGTCAGTGGGGAGAAAGTGTTGCTGCCCATTCttaccacctgacttctgcctgtccggaagtccagaatccagctgcacagagatctgtttagaGTCTGGAGCTTCGCAAACAAGTGTGGCAAGCACTAtattgttaaatgctgagctgtagtccacaaacagcattctcacatagatgttcttattttccaggtgggagagagcagtgtgtagggtgaaacCGATAGCATCGTCTGTGGAAGGGTTGCTACGATATGCAAATTGCAGCGGGTCaagtgaggcaggcagcacagagcagatgtaatctctgatgagtctctcaaagcacttgCTGAAGATGGGTGTGAGAGCAACTGGCCTCCAGCCATATaggcatgtgattttatttttctttggtatggTGCCCAGTGTttcacgaccaggacgaaaacCGCATtcttcctcctgaatccgaggttcgactatcagCCGAATTCTCCTGTCCaataccctggcatagacttttctggggatggctgaggagtgtgatccccctgtagttggaacacatcCTCTgatcccccttcttaaacagagggaccaccaccccccgtctgccagtccagaggcactgtcctctgcctccacgcgatgttgcagaggcgtgtcagccaagacagccccacaacatccagagacttgaggtactcagggcggatctcatccacccccggtgccttgcaaccgaggagcttctcaactacctcagtgtcctcagcttgggggatcgatgagtccacaactgagccctcggcctctgcttcctcagtggaagacatgtcggtggggttgaggagatcctcgaagtactccttccaccgtccaaGGATGTCCCCAGtagaagtcagcagattcccactccttccttttttgttgcatatatgtttatttaaaaaaaataataaaaaaaatttaacaatgttttagactcatggtatattatgtatgtaacctagtgacccAGAGGTAATGTATGCAATGATAGAGACTTCcgtctgcaaaatgctgtaaatataaatgtaaatgtaaccacTGAGTtataaatgaacgaatgaataagGTCTTAAATATAGAAAGAGTATAGAATTGGATACCCCACTTTTAGAATTGTAAATATAGAATTGTTTGCTATATCATTAATAGCCTCACGTGCAAACCAAACTCAACCTTAATCCTTATCTAATCCTGTCACAACTCATATTAATCAATAACAAGCACCATTTCCAAAGGCCATTCACTAATTATTAACCATAccataaaaaaagaatatataagaAGTTTTAAGAAGCATGTTGCAACATCTTAGAAAATGACAAACTAGCACACTGTATAGATGGGGATATATGTTTTTAAAGAATCTGCTGCAGGTGCGTGTCGCATTGCTTTGTGTACAGTCGTTACCAGagaaacacatatatatatatacacacccatGAAAGACCAATGTTTAAATGTGAggtttataatttaataatcttgttaataaaaatgttatcaaATCATTTTTTACAGTCATTTCACCATTTCATTTGAAGCTCTTAAAAAAgtcttacatttttaaaaaaatttcccCAGATAccctaattttatttttttatttttttgagaagGTGGTCTGGAATGGAGTCAAATTCCGGCCTGAATTATTATACAATCTGCCACTACTGAATATTGTAGCTACACCTCATACCAGATGTCAggaaaggggtgtgtgtgtgtgtgtgtgtgtgtgtgtgtgtgtgtgtgtgtgtgtgtgtgtgtgtgtgtgtgtgtgatttgcgcTTGTTTTGCAGCCCCAACCGCAGAGAAGTTTTAGTGACATCTTGAGAGAGCTGTGCATAAACAAATGCTCTCAATTATTACTGAAATGCAGCTGAAATGTCTCCAAAATTATCTGAGAGACTGATAAACTcctacagaaaacatttacacaagttATTGTTGCTAACGGTAGTTCTACATGTTATGGGGAATGTAGGGAATTATACATAATTTATGGGGTGTACAGATTTTTGCTCACCGGGTTTCTTATTGGGGTAAAATGATCACACATTAAAAACTgttgttggttttatttttgttttgtatcttGAGATTATTTATTTGAGACTCTGATGAGgaccaaaaaaattattttaaatatatttaattaaataaaatatatttaattgtacaCTATGTGCATCCATTTATTGCCACAATTTACATGTCTTTATGATAATAGGCCATATCACAAAGCACATGTCATCTCATACAGGTTCCATAAACATAACAGTGAGGTTACTGTACATCAGTGGCCCATTTAGCAGGTCTGTATGGTATTCCTAAGATAGTGGtcaatgttaatgtgtgtatgtgagtgtgagagtgtatgtgtgtgtgtgtgtttggtggttgaggtgtgtgtgcacaatGAAGTATGTTCTTTCAGTGTAAAATGTCTAGcaacattaataaatatgtatgagtgtgtgtgtttcgtggAATTCATGATGCCTTACATAATCGCTTCACTCTGCCCCAGTGCAGCTGTGGGTCGAGAGCTCAAGCAGAAAAAATTACCCTCAAACCCTCACGCACAGGAACAGATATATCACCAGGAAACTCACAAACCACAGCAATGTTTTTACACTACTTAGTGGAATACCTCGATTTAAAGAGCTGCCTTATaggattttttgttttccttctacTTCTTGATATCATCAGGAATAAAAATCCATCCAACTATCCACCAGGACCATGGCCCCTACCTTTTTTGGGAAACATTTTCACTGGGCTTGACTACAAATCCATAAACAAGGTAGGTTATATAACACCagtgacatttaacattttgtttgttttttgtccatttttaatataaatatcacacttttacacaattttttattgtaattttataatgtattaCAAAATTAGGAACAGcataattgtatattttttgctttgtatATTTTTACTGTATCTCCACCTTTCATTCTTTTCTGTGTTACATGCATGTATTTAAACTCAGCTTGCAGAGAAGTATGGAGATGTGTTCAGCCTGCGCTGGGGCAGTGAGAAAACTGTGTTTATCTCTGGACATAAAATGGTGAAGGAGGCTCTCATTACTCATCTGGACAGCTTTGCAGACCGTCCTGCTGTCCCTCTGTTTGACAACATATATAAGGGAACTGgcaagtaaaataataataataataataataataataataataataataataataataataataaaaataataataataatatttgggGCATGAACTTTTGTGCTTTTGTTGTGTATTAAtgaacagtttattttttaaagtgttattaaaaataattgtctTTGATGCTAAATTGTCaggaaaataatattttttaatcaatcattTGTTTCGTTTGTACACTATAAATTTTGTACAGGTCAAGAAAACAAGCACTATACTAAACTACAATAAATACTATACTACCTATTTAATTTTTACTATTACATTTTTTCAATATGGGTAATTGTTTTGCACAAAATAATATCagttaaatgtgatttaatacagataaaatttacttttaaaacAGGCAAATACTTAAACAGATCTACAAATCATACatgacataaatatatacataacaaaGACATATTATATGGTTATTATAATGTAGTGGAGAAAATGGTACAATCAATAACAATTATGTATTTAAACAGTATAGAACAGTTTATATcttttttaagcattaaatataatttagcTTCTTTTACAAACTTTAGTTTCCAGTAACACATGGCAGTGTTTTTAGGACACTAAAATGATCTTCACAgctaatgttaaatattaacaaaCCGCACATGATATCAGCTCCgggttttatttatgttatatagCAGCAATACATAATTATTAACGCACCAgagtctctttttctctcatgaAATGCGGCTTGTCATGTTGTCTAAAAACTATTTGTAAAACTACATGTAAAATTATCTGATTTGAAGATTTCCTGTGACAGAAACACTGACAATTGAGAATTAAGTAAAAGTCTTTTTACAGTAAATCGCAAcactttataattttatttatttatttatttattttaggctTAAATTACATAAATGTCTATCTTTCAGGTCTCCATAAATTTGCTACTGCCATTCAGACtgtaattgttaaataaatgagtcaaataaataaatgaaaaaaaaaagaaaatagaaaagaaacaataataGGTTTTACTTTGTGAAACAATGACATGGATATCTTTACTCTGTACAGTGTACCTGAGACTGAACCAGTCACTTCCCTAACTTTACACATAACCCAATACAAATGACCAAACAAATCCACACTGGtgtttaacatgttttattgtcCATACTGTGACCTTTCATCAActtaatcaataaaaataaagtaaattaacTGCATTCAGGCATTACCAAGTTGGtatatgaaatataaagtttctgaaaaaataatatataaatatatataaatatgtaaatgtaaggtAGCTTGATTGACTGAGACTTGTGCCACGCTCTGTGCTCTGAAGGTATAGGTCTGAGTAATGGATACCTATGGAAGAACCAGAGGAAATTTGTTATCACACATCTACGTCACTTTGGTGAAGGGAAGAAGACTCTGGAGCTAAGTATCCAGCAGGAGAGCATCTTTCTGTGTGATGCTTTCAAAGCAGAACAAGGTAAGGGGTAAGATTCTTGAGCAGGTTTCCTAGATAAAGCCGATTTTTGTATTAACTTCgaaatatacagtagctgaaTTCAGGACAGTTCATTATGAATCATACATGATGTTTGAAATAGATCAAGTTTTGAATAGATATACACAAGCAAGTTATCAATGGGATGTTTTGTACCTATTTAGGTCCTTTTGATCCTCAGTTTTATCTGAACAACGCAGTCTCAAACATCATCTCTGCACTAGTTTTTGGCCACCGCTTTGAATACCATGATGAGAATTTCCTGAATATCTTGCGTTTGGATACTGAAGCTGTCTTTTTAGCAGGTTTGCCCAAAACTCAGGTCAGCAGGCAGAAGTTTAGCTCTTACAGCAAATCAATTATTATTCACAGTTTGACCAGTGTATTATATGATTCTGTGTAATATCTTCACAGAAATATTTACTACTGTCTTATTTTTGTGTCCTCTGTGGTGTTTGGTAGCTGTATAATGTTTTCCCTCACCTCTTCAATTACCTTCCTGGCCCTCATCAGAAGATGTTTTCAAACTATGCAAAAATAATTGAGTTCTTACaagcagaaataaagaaacacaagGAGGATTGGGATCCATCAAATCCGCGTGATTACATCGACAGCTACCTTCTAGAAATGGAGAAGGTTTGTTTAAGATCGTTCTCTGGAACTTTCTGTGGGTCTGAACTGCAAAAAATGTTGAGGATCCATGAACATGAACAATTTTCAGAAGTATTCTTTCTAAATTATAGAGAAAGAGTGATCCTCAAGCTGGATTTAACATCGATACATTATTGATGGCAATGCTGGACTTGTTTGAAGCAGGGACAGAATCTACAGCCACTACACTTCGCTGGGGTCTTCTCTTCATGATGAAGTATCCTGAGATACAGAGTGAGTTCATACATATATTAATTCATAAACAACATGATACTTCTGAGTCTGAAAACTTTATGCAGTTTTTAGACATTTAATTTGCCGCACAACTACTTTTTAAAGTGTCTTATCTTTCCAGAAAAGGTGCAGGCAGAGATCGACAAAGTAATTGGACAGTCGCGCCAAGCCTGCATGGCCGACAAACCCAACATGCCCTACACTGAAGCTGTTGTTCATGAGATCCAAAGGATGGGCAACGTCGTGCCTCTGGGTTTGCAAAAGAGGGCCTGTAAAGACACTGTACTGGGTGGATTCTTTATACCAAAGGTTTGATCCTAAtcactaaaaaaacaaattgtgtgtgtttggagtttccTTCAGGTGATCCTTTTTAGTCCCTCAGTTCAAAGACATGTGCTGTAGGCTGAATGGCATGATTAAATTGCTGGCAGTGTGTGATGGAATGCGTGCATGATTTTTTCTGTCCATAGTCCAccaccttgtgccctgagtccgtGTGATAGGCTTCAGGTTCCCTCTGATGCTGTGTATgaaaaatcatacaaaaaataaataaataaaatacagtgtaCCAGATATATTTGTTTTCACTTGTTAGGGTACAACTGTGACTACAAACCTGTCATCTGTGCTTAATGACAAAAGTGAGTGGGAAACACCAGACAAGTTTAACCCAGGGCACTTTCTGGACGATCAGGGGCAATTCCTGAAGAAGGATGCTTTCCTGCCCTTTTCAGCAGGTAAAGCCAATATGCTCTATATATGTCTGACAAATGgttgaaaaaagtaaaattagtTAACCTTAATTTCTCATTTATGTGTCACATAGgtagaagagtgtgtgtgggggagcaGCTGGCTCGTATGGagctctttctcttcttcaccTCTTTGTTGCAGTGCTTTACGATCTCCCCTTGTCCTGGCGATAAGCTGTGTTTGGAGGGCCAGATGGGCTTCACATACTCACCCAAACCTTACCGCATGCATGTGACCTCACGCTAAGCTCacgttaaaggtggggtgcacgatgtttgaaagccagtgttgacatttgatagctccgccccacacatacatacgtaacccagataactattatggtggaacctgttggggcagctgaccgaggggatatttttatcaataaatgaactctatgagtaatactatggtaatacaaatgtgtttttgtagtactctGTGTTGTATCGTGAAAAGTTTAGAtccgtttcacacggaagatgttcagttctctccagcgctggaaagctaaTCCTATATTAAcagggtcctgcttcttgccttatcgaaagccttttttcacttttcgtttttatcctccatgtcaatgtttcaatagctttctgctaatgtcacacatgtgcattgAACattctctctgccgcatattgacaagacacgcccctttctgctcattggctacatgtttgttttgtttgtcggcccgactcagttttctgaagcatttctcaaacaacgtgcaccccacctttaagatcTCAGACACATATATCTGATGTTAATTTGATTCTCAGTTCAGGTGTGAGCTCAGTGTTTGACTGATCATGTtcgatgaaaaaaaacaaattgtttcTTAATTCACATGGAACTGATGTGCATATTGGTATGAAGTCCAAGTCCGTgggatgtggttaaggtgttgggctactgatcatgggtttgaaccctaggtccaccaagctgccactgctagtCCCCTGAGTAAGACCCTTACTGCTAAATGTCGTAAATGTAAGTCAATTCGACAAGCTGTTTTCCAGTGTGATGTACTTTGAATTTCAAAATCCTTCATAAATAAAGTCAGATGATGCCAGTCAATGTGAACACTTTTTTAAtctgatgtttatgtttatggtgaatcaataaaaaaaaaaaaaattatgaaattgAAATTATTGTGGCTTTTCAAAAACATCCATAAAAAGGcatgtggtgttcagtgggaaAACAGGCCTGGAATTTTCTTCCCCTGGAGCagaatgtaaatatttcatggGGGCCTCTGTTTTATTTGGAGACCACAAGAGAATGATTGTGTAGCCATGAACTTCGCGGAATCCTGTGTACCGTGTGCACAAATGTAAGCACTTGTGGCTAAGGTACATTAGAGAACTATTCAAACGCACAGTGCTCTCGGTTACTCCAAATTATCGAATCCTCGGACCAAGATAGCTAtggttttttattctttattcgaGCTGTTCACTTTTAAAGAATGGCTGATTTTCACTGGATTTTTCTTGCTCTTCATTCATATTTTTCTGAACAAAAATCCACCTAACTTTCCTCCAGGTCCAGTGCCTTTGCCTTTCCTGGGAAATGTCTTTACAGGAACTGATTATATGACTATGAATAAGGTGAGAGTTTTGTTCTAGTCTAATAATGACTTCCAGTGATGATAATTTTTAGATTAAGACACGATAGTGTTTGTTTGAAAGGTTAAGTCTGTGGTTAAATATAAACTTGATCAGATAACACATTGACAAAATGCTGAGTAATGATGAAAAATCATCAACAAATCATTTCTTCCCGCTCCTTTTTTACCAGTTAGCAGAAAAGTATGGGAATATTTTCAGTCTCAGGAGAGGTCTTACCAAAATCGTGTATGTTTCTGGATATAAGCTGGTGAAAGAAGCTCTTGTCTCAGAAAGCTTTGCTCGTTGTGTTCCACCGTTATTTGATGATATTTACAAAGGCAGAGGTGAGCCAATCTGAACAGCATATTactctgtacagtgtgtacaaatAATgtcaaatgaaaggaaaaaaggtttaatatatgtttacaattgggtttttttttttctgattaataTAACTTGATTTATTCTTCTGTATCATGGAACCCGGGGGAAAAAGGTCTCTCATTTAAAAATGGCTACTCACAGAGAAAGCACCAACAGTTTTCTGTTAGTTTCTTCAAGAACTttggagagagcagagagactcTACAGCAAAAAATCCAACAGGAATGCTACTTCCTGTGTGGATCATTCCAACAGGAACAGGGtaaatacttttattaaagCTCTGTAACACTGATCAGGATAAAGAagttactgaaaatgaaaccATTTTTCAAACATTCTTTTTTTGAAGCAAGTTATGTTTCTCTCAGTTTTACAACCAACAGTAGTCCAACAGCTTAAACACtgttataaatgaatgaataaatgaggtCTTAAATATAGAAAGAATTGGATATGAACTGTTCCGCGTTGCTATACCATTAACAGCCTCATGTGCAAACCAAACTCAACCTTGATCCTTAATCCATGTCACAACTCATATTAATCAACAACAAgcaccatttcccaagaccatTCACTAATAACTAACCATACCCACATCTTCCTAATCACACTAATGCACTTAACATTCGCCTGTCATAGAGAAGACTCGCTATCAGTTGCTGTCATGGCTGTCAGTGATTTGTCCAAGCTTTTTTGGTCTGATTGATATCCTGCTGTTGACTTATTGTGTATAGATTGAGTATATTTAGTCTCAAGCTATATGCTCTTCACTCTGAGTTG
Protein-coding regions in this window:
- the LOC113642589 gene encoding uncharacterized protein LOC113642589; the encoded protein is MFLHYLVEYLDLKSCLIGFFVFLLLLDIIRNKNPSNYPPGPWPLPFLGNIFTGLDYKSINKLAEKYGDVFSLRWGSEKTVFISGHKMVKEALITHLDSFADRPAVPLFDNIYKGTGIGLSNGYLWKNQRKFVITHLRHFGEGKKTLELSIQQESIFLCDAFKAEQGPFDPQFYLNNAVSNIISALVFGHRFEYHDENFLNILRLDTEAVFLAGLPKTQLYNVFPHLFNYLPGPHQKMFSNYAKIIEFLQAEIKKHKEDWDPSNPRDYIDSYLLEMEKRKSDPQAGFNIDTLLMAMLDLFEAGTESTATTLRWGLLFMMKYPEIQKKVQAEIDKVIGQSRQACMADKPNMPYTEAVVHEIQRMGNVVPLGLQKRACKDTVLGGFFIPKGTTVTTNLSSVLNDKSEWETPDKFNPGHFLDDQGQFLKKDAFLPFSAGRRVCVGEQLARMELFLFFTSLLQCFTISPCPGDKLCLEGQMGFTYSPKPYRMHVTSRIAMVFYSLFELFTFKEWLIFTGFFLLFIHIFLNKNPPNFPPGPVPLPFLGNVFTGTDYMTMNKLAEKYGNIFSLRRGLTKIVYVSGYKLVKEALVSESFARCVPPLFDDIYKGRGLSFKNGYSQRKHQQFSVSFFKNFGESRETLQQKIQQECYFLCGSFQQEQGCPFDPLIKINNAVANVIGSLVFGQRYEYDDLQFQKLLRMSAESVYLTGSVWNEMYDAYPSIMKILPGPHHTIISNYRRLAAFLGEKIEKHKQDQDLNEPKDYIHSYFTEIENRRHDKGAQFNTENLEWCVVDLFEGGTETTTNTLRWALLYMIKYPLIQEKVQEEIESVIGQIRFPTMADKANMHYTNAVLHEVQRKGDIVPLNMSRVATKDTTLGGYLVPKGTVMITNISSVLNDKNEWETPDTFNPEHFLDSEGHFRRRDAFIPFSAGKRMCPGEYLARVELFLIFTCLLQKFTFSSPPGEEPIVDSQLGFTKVPIPYKFCASPR